From Apium graveolens cultivar Ventura chromosome 9, ASM990537v1, whole genome shotgun sequence, the proteins below share one genomic window:
- the LOC141683841 gene encoding long chain base biosynthesis protein 2b, with product MITIPYLTALTTYFSYGLLFAFGQFRDFFRKIFDWWRGNNLQGYAPIVLGLEDFYTRRLYLRIQDCFGRPISSPPDAWVNVVERVSKDNNKTLKRTTNVSRCLNLGSYNYLGFAAADEYCTPRVIDSMKKFSPSTCSTRTDGGTTTLHTELEECVADFVGKPAALVTGMGYATNSAILPSLIGKGGLIISDSLNHNSIVNGARGSGATVRVFQHNTPSHLESVLRENIAEGQPRTHRPWKKIMVIVEGIYSMEGELCKLPEIVAICKKYKAYVYLDEAHSIGAIGKSGRGVCELLGVDTADVDIMMGTFTKSFGSCGGYIAGSKEVIQYLKHTCPAHLYATSISPPAAQQIISAIKVILGQDGSNRGAQKLARIRENSNFFRSELQKMGFEVLGDNDSPVMPIMLYNPAKIPAFSRECLKQNLAVVTVAFPATPLLLARARICLSAAHTREDMIKALKVISSVGDMIGIKYFPAEPKKPQLEEGPVKLD from the exons ATGATTACGATTCCTTATTTGACCGCTTTAACCACTTATTTCAGCTACGGCTTGCTCTTCGCTTTCGGTCAGTTTCGTGATTTTTTCCGTAAGATCTTCGATTGGTGGCGCGGCAACAATCTCCAG GGTTATGCTCCTATTGTCTTAGGCCTTGAGGACTTTTATACACGCCGTTTGTATCTTCGTATCCAG GACTGTTTCGGACGGCCAATTTCGAGTCCTCCCGATGCTTGGGTTAACGTCGTGGAGCGTGTCTCCAAGGACAATAACAAGACGCTAAA GCGGACAACTAATGTTAGCAGATGTCTAAACTTGGGATCATACAATTACCTTGGTTTTGCTGCTGCAGATGAGTACTGCACCCCTCGTGTTATTGATTCTATGAAGAAGTTTTCTCCCAGTACCTGCAGTACTCGTACTGATGGAG GCACAACGACATTGCATACCGAACTGGAGGAATGCGTGGCCGATTTTGTTGGCAAGCCAGCGGCTTTAGTGACTGGAATGGGCTATGCGACAAACTCTGCAATCCTTCCTTCCTTAATTGGGAAG GGAGGTTTGATAATCAGTGATTCTCTAAACCACAACTCTATAGTAAACGGTGCTAGGGGGTCTGGAGCTACAGTTCGAGTTTTTCAACACAACA CTCCATCCCATTTGGAAAGTGTTTTGAGAGAAAATATTGCTGAAGGACAACCTAGAACACATAGACCGTGGAAAAAAATAATGGTTATTGTTGAGGGCATATACAGCATGGAAGGAGAACTGTGCAAACTTCCAGAGATTGTTGCAATTTGCAAGAAATATAAG GCATATGTTTATTTGGACGAGGCTCACAGCATTGGAGCAATTGGTAAATCGGGAAGGGGTGTTTGTGAACTTTTAGGTGTGGATACTGCAGATGTGGATATCATGATGGGAACTTTTACCAAGTCATTTGGATCATGTGGGGGCTACATTGCTGGATCAAAA GAAGTTATTCAGTATTTAAAGCACACATGCCCTGCACATCTATATGCCACGTCAATATCACCTCCAGCTGCTCAGCAAATTATATCTGCCATAAAGGTTATTCTTGGGCAGGATGGTTCTAATAGAG GGGCCCAGAAACTCGCAAGGATACGTGAAAATAGCAATTTCTTCAGGTCAGAACTTCAGAAGATGGGATTTGAGGTCCTAGGTGATAATGACTCTCCTGTAATGCCTATAATGCTCTATAATCCAGCAAAAATTCCAGCCTTCTCACGGGAATGCCTCAAGCAAAAT TTGGCTGTAGTCACGGTTGCTTTTCCAGCTACCCCTTTATTGTTAGCCAGAGCACGCATCTGCCTTTCTGCTGCTCACACAAGGGAAGATATGATTAAAGCATTAAAG GTTATCAGCAGTGTTGGTGACATGATTGGCATAAAATACTTTCCTGCTGAACCAAAGAAACCGCAGTTGGAAGAAGGTCCCGTGAAATTGGATTAA